One segment of Niabella beijingensis DNA contains the following:
- a CDS encoding thioredoxin domain-containing protein: MSNHLLYETSPYLLQHAHNPVDWYPWGAEALERAVKEDKPILVSIGYAACHWCHVMERESFEDAVTAKLMNEQFINIKIDREERPDLDHIYMDAVQTMTGSGGWPLNVFLTPAGKPFYGGTYYPPQAYANRPSWKDVLTAVAAAFKEKREEIEKQAEGLTGQLVEANAFGINDTATVSFTQDEADASGSNILKQSDTVWGGFGRAPKFPQTQTIRYLLRYSVLEAARPESLAIKARDQALLSLDKMIEGGIYDQVGGGFARYATDTEWLAPHFEKMLYDNALLVTTLSEAFQVTQDLRYRQCIQETITFIERELLHPQGGFYAALDADSEGEEGKFYVWDKEETDRLLGADAALFAAYYDISETGNWEGKNILRILRSKDTVAAEQGISVQELDAVLERGKARLLEARAARVRPALDDKVLLGWNALMNTAYGKAFEATGDESYKTRAVSNMEFLLEAFARKDGQLLHVWKDGNAKYPAFLDDYAYLIEALLQLYRISADSRWLFKAREIGEKVQRDFVEIATGYFYYTPEGQQDVIFRKKEVYDGATPSGNAVMAKNLLELAVLFDIPGWQLQAERMIAQLSHAIIRYPTSFGGWMLNFYQVHKGLKEIVLSGNYQVPLQALLQQFLPHSVIMATAHADERFPLLSGKEPGDPLWIYLCEHYACQQPVRTTDELFQLINNKKDGAA, translated from the coding sequence ATGTCCAATCATCTCCTATACGAAACAAGTCCCTATTTATTACAACACGCCCACAATCCGGTGGATTGGTATCCCTGGGGGGCCGAAGCGCTGGAACGCGCCGTAAAGGAAGATAAACCGATCCTCGTCAGCATCGGTTACGCCGCCTGTCACTGGTGTCATGTAATGGAACGGGAAAGTTTTGAAGATGCGGTTACTGCGAAGCTTATGAATGAGCAGTTCATTAATATTAAGATCGACAGGGAAGAGCGGCCGGACCTTGATCATATTTATATGGATGCGGTACAGACCATGACCGGCAGCGGGGGCTGGCCGCTGAATGTTTTTCTGACCCCGGCAGGAAAGCCTTTTTATGGCGGCACTTATTACCCGCCGCAGGCCTATGCAAACCGGCCCTCCTGGAAAGATGTACTGACCGCTGTTGCAGCTGCTTTTAAAGAAAAAAGGGAAGAAATCGAAAAACAGGCGGAAGGACTGACGGGTCAGCTGGTGGAGGCCAATGCTTTTGGGATCAACGATACTGCGACTGTCTCATTTACACAGGATGAGGCCGATGCTTCCGGTTCCAACATTCTGAAGCAGTCGGATACGGTCTGGGGTGGGTTTGGCCGGGCGCCGAAATTCCCCCAGACACAGACCATCCGCTACCTGCTCCGGTATTCCGTTCTGGAAGCGGCGCGGCCCGAAAGCCTCGCGATAAAGGCAAGGGACCAGGCATTGCTGAGCCTGGATAAAATGATCGAAGGCGGTATTTACGACCAGGTTGGAGGCGGGTTTGCCCGTTATGCGACTGACACCGAGTGGCTGGCCCCTCATTTTGAAAAAATGCTTTACGATAATGCCTTACTGGTGACAACGCTCAGTGAGGCTTTTCAGGTAACACAGGACCTTCGATACCGGCAATGCATCCAGGAGACAATCACTTTTATTGAACGGGAATTGCTGCACCCGCAGGGCGGTTTTTATGCAGCGCTGGATGCCGATAGTGAAGGGGAAGAAGGTAAATTTTATGTTTGGGACAAGGAAGAAACCGACCGGCTGCTTGGCGCTGATGCCGCACTCTTTGCTGCTTACTATGATATATCCGAAACGGGGAACTGGGAAGGTAAAAACATCCTCAGGATCTTGCGGTCCAAAGACACGGTTGCTGCTGAGCAGGGGATCTCCGTGCAGGAGCTGGATGCGGTACTGGAGAGAGGGAAGGCCCGCCTGCTGGAAGCGCGTGCTGCACGGGTGCGTCCGGCGCTGGATGATAAAGTATTGCTGGGCTGGAATGCCCTCATGAATACGGCATACGGTAAGGCATTTGAAGCTACCGGGGATGAATCCTATAAGACCCGGGCGGTTTCCAATATGGAATTTCTTCTGGAAGCCTTTGCCAGAAAAGACGGCCAGCTTTTGCATGTGTGGAAGGACGGGAACGCAAAATACCCTGCTTTTCTGGATGACTACGCGTATCTGATCGAAGCGCTGCTGCAGTTGTACCGGATATCGGCAGACAGCCGGTGGCTGTTTAAGGCAAGGGAGATCGGTGAAAAAGTACAGCGTGATTTTGTTGAAATAGCCACCGGGTATTTTTACTACACACCTGAAGGGCAGCAGGATGTTATTTTCAGAAAAAAAGAAGTGTACGACGGGGCCACCCCTTCGGGAAACGCTGTTATGGCAAAGAACCTGCTGGAGCTGGCAGTGCTGTTTGATATTCCCGGCTGGCAGTTGCAGGCAGAACGGATGATTGCACAGCTGAGCCATGCCATTATCCGGTATCCGACTTCTTTCGGAGGATGGATGCTCAATTTTTACCAGGTACATAAAGGGCTGAAGGAAATCGTTTTGTCGGGTAATTATCAAGTTCCCCTGCAAGCCCTGCTGCAGCAGTTTCTGCCTCACAGCGTAATTATGGCCACCGCACATGCTGATGAGCGATTTCCGCTGCTCTCCGGCAAAGAACCGGGTGATCCGCTGTGGATCTACCTTTGTGAGCATTATGCCTGCCAGCAGCCGGTGCGGACAACAGACGAATTATTTCAGCTGATCAATAACAAAAAAGATGGAGCCGCATAA
- a CDS encoding alpha/beta hydrolase — translation MNTVEDPGYLTEQATLFSVLLERSVTVDFYLPAGVRDVSEISLLLINDGQDLAVMNFQQLLTGLYHKGAIAPVLCAGITAGNNRKREYGVAAEPDYLGRGDLAAGYTRFILEELMPYISGKYKVATFKDIAFAGFSLGGLSALDIVWNHPEVFSKAGVFSGSLWWRSRDQEAAGYDDDRHRIMQQQIRNGSYRPGLRFFLQCGLMDEAHDRNNNGVIDAVDDTRDLVKELIKKGYTPEDVAYLELEEGKHDIATWGTAMPVFLKWGWGR, via the coding sequence ATGAATACAGTAGAAGATCCAGGCTATTTGACCGAACAGGCAACTCTTTTTTCGGTCCTGCTGGAAAGGTCCGTGACAGTTGATTTTTACCTGCCTGCCGGCGTGCGCGATGTATCGGAGATCAGCCTGCTGCTGATCAATGACGGACAGGATCTGGCAGTGATGAATTTTCAGCAGTTACTGACAGGATTATATCATAAAGGGGCCATTGCTCCGGTTTTATGTGCGGGAATTACCGCGGGTAACAACCGGAAACGGGAGTACGGAGTGGCCGCTGAACCGGATTATCTCGGACGCGGTGACCTGGCGGCCGGTTATACCCGTTTTATTCTGGAAGAATTGATGCCCTATATCTCCGGTAAATATAAAGTCGCAACATTTAAAGACATTGCATTTGCAGGTTTTTCCCTGGGAGGGTTAAGTGCACTGGATATCGTGTGGAACCATCCGGAGGTCTTTTCAAAGGCAGGTGTCTTTTCGGGATCGCTCTGGTGGCGGAGCAGGGATCAGGAGGCCGCGGGTTATGACGACGACCGGCATCGCATTATGCAGCAGCAGATCCGGAACGGAAGCTACAGGCCGGGACTGAGGTTCTTTTTACAATGCGGGCTGATGGATGAAGCACATGACCGGAATAACAATGGCGTCATCGACGCTGTGGATGATACGCGGGATCTGGTAAAAGAACTGATCAAAAAAGGATATACGCCGGAAGATGTGGCTTATCTCGAACTGGAAGAAGGGAAGCATGACATAGCCACCTGGGGAACAGCAATGCCGGTTTTCCTTAAATGGGGATGGGGCCGGTAG
- a CDS encoding DUF1543 domain-containing protein, translating to MEPHKLFFLLLGCTPPGRHTEQHDVFFCIGRSLSETVPLIQAFWPEAAGGIHIDAWREVTAVDGYRIRVTERTGAELRKDQLFFINLGGYLPGVFEEYHHKTLIVAQSMGAAVQQARQTAFYKDYNAAANAVSHVDNKYGVDIDEIYNVEEILPPFQKQRFCLFIDKEASLSEDITEIGYLKLDKLRG from the coding sequence ATGGAGCCGCATAAATTATTTTTTCTGCTACTGGGTTGCACACCGCCGGGAAGACATACGGAGCAGCATGATGTTTTTTTCTGTATCGGAAGGAGCCTGTCGGAAACAGTTCCGCTCATACAGGCATTCTGGCCGGAGGCTGCGGGCGGCATCCACATTGATGCCTGGCGGGAAGTAACGGCGGTGGACGGATATCGCATCCGGGTGACGGAACGTACCGGGGCGGAGCTTCGGAAAGACCAGCTTTTTTTTATCAACCTGGGCGGATATTTACCCGGTGTTTTTGAAGAATACCATCATAAAACACTGATCGTTGCGCAAAGTATGGGGGCCGCGGTGCAGCAGGCCCGGCAAACGGCTTTTTATAAAGACTACAACGCCGCTGCAAATGCGGTAAGCCATGTAGACAACAAATACGGGGTAGATATTGACGAAATCTACAATGTGGAGGAGATCCTGCCGCCCTTCCAGAAGCAGCGGTTTTGCCTTTTTATTGATAAGGAGGCATCGCTTTCCGAAGATATTACGGAGATCGGCTATCTGAAGCTCGACAAGCTCCGCGGTTGA
- a CDS encoding vitamin B12-dependent ribonucleotide reductase, protein MASAKKQNQNGLGFSRKFTRDGISPFDMFEYDYRTSVIKNPSGEVVFQVDNVEVPKQWSQIATDILAQKYFRKAGVPQADGSTGRETSVKQVAHRLAHCWRIWGERYNYFATPQDGQVFYDELVYSILNQSCAPNSPQWFNTGLHEVYGITGKPQGHYYVDQKDGKLKKSTSAYERPQPHACFILNVEDDLVNDGGIMDLWVREARIFKYGSGVGTNFSSIRGEGERLSGGGTSSGLMSFLKIGDRAAGAIKSGGTTRRAAKMVCLDLDHPEIVEFVNWKVGEEDKVAALIAAGYSSDYEGEAYRTVSGQNSNNSVRIPNAFFKALAADGDWELKARSTGKTMRTVKAKDLWDQINYAAWRCADPGTQYDTTINEWHTCPEGGPIRASNPCSEYMFLDNTACNLASVNLRKFFDEKENRFDVSGFEYTCRLWTVVLEISVLMAQFPSKEVARLSYDYRTLGLGYANIGSMLMVSGIPYDSEAARGIAGAITAIMTGTAYTVSAEMAGNLGAFPRYKENREHMLRVMRNHRAAAYDAGAAYEGLEIQPQGINAAHCPDYLLKAATRAWDTAVQLGEQYGYRNAQTTVIAPTGTIGLVMDCDTTGVEPDFALVKFKKLSGGGYFKIINQSVPQALQTLGYTREQITAIVNYAKGSATLNGAPHINNETLAGKGFTASEIEKLNAAMATAFEISFAFNVFTLGEDCMQRLGFKPEQYNDFGWNMLEALGFTKKEIDAANTYVCGTMTIEGAPFLKEEHLPVFDCANKCGQIGKRYIHAHGHIRMMAAAQPFLSGAISKTINLPNEATIEEIADAYKLSWELGLKACALYRDGSKLSQPLSNKADTTTKNEDEEEAGQQETETTIIDLGKLTIDELLEEVNHRVQNSADTSLKRQLAMIVERRSLPAKRRGFTQKAKINGQTLFVRTGEYNDGTLGEIFIDMAKEGATMRSMLNCFAIAVSIGLQYGVPLEEFVEKFVFTRFEPSGMVQHPNIKSTTSIIDFMFRSLAYEYLGRTDLVHVLDNSREPVPDEEDWDDETPVIGDRIPELSEVRVVGKAATRSSAGADTIKAGSLSSLDAVNAAAKSMQGDAPACNVCGHITIRSGTCYKCLNCGNSLGCS, encoded by the coding sequence ATGGCGTCAGCGAAAAAACAAAACCAGAACGGTCTGGGTTTTTCCAGGAAGTTCACCCGGGACGGAATTAGCCCTTTTGATATGTTCGAGTATGATTACCGTACCTCTGTGATCAAGAACCCCAGCGGAGAGGTGGTGTTCCAGGTAGACAACGTTGAAGTGCCAAAACAATGGAGTCAGATCGCAACGGATATACTGGCTCAGAAATACTTTCGTAAAGCAGGTGTTCCGCAGGCGGATGGAAGTACCGGCCGGGAAACCAGTGTGAAACAGGTGGCCCATCGCCTGGCCCATTGCTGGCGGATATGGGGAGAGCGGTATAATTATTTTGCCACTCCTCAGGACGGTCAGGTTTTTTATGATGAGCTGGTTTACTCCATCCTGAATCAGTCCTGCGCACCTAACAGCCCGCAATGGTTTAACACCGGTTTGCATGAAGTATATGGGATCACCGGCAAACCGCAGGGGCATTACTATGTGGATCAGAAGGATGGAAAATTAAAAAAATCCACATCGGCGTATGAGCGGCCGCAACCCCATGCCTGTTTTATATTAAATGTGGAAGACGACCTGGTGAATGATGGAGGTATCATGGATCTTTGGGTGCGGGAAGCGCGGATCTTCAAATACGGCAGTGGTGTAGGTACCAATTTCAGCAGCATCCGCGGTGAAGGCGAACGGCTTAGCGGCGGCGGAACCTCCAGTGGCCTGATGAGTTTTCTGAAGATCGGGGACCGCGCAGCCGGGGCCATAAAAAGCGGTGGCACCACACGGCGTGCGGCAAAGATGGTATGCCTGGACCTGGACCATCCGGAGATCGTCGAGTTTGTAAACTGGAAGGTTGGGGAAGAAGATAAAGTGGCTGCATTGATCGCTGCCGGCTACTCCAGCGATTATGAAGGAGAAGCTTACCGGACGGTAAGCGGGCAAAACAGTAATAACTCAGTGCGTATTCCCAATGCTTTTTTTAAGGCGCTGGCAGCGGATGGTGACTGGGAGCTTAAAGCGCGTAGCACCGGCAAGACCATGCGCACGGTGAAGGCAAAAGACCTCTGGGATCAGATCAATTATGCTGCCTGGCGTTGTGCAGACCCGGGAACACAATATGATACCACCATTAATGAATGGCATACCTGTCCCGAAGGTGGCCCGATCCGCGCCAGTAATCCCTGCAGCGAATACATGTTCCTGGACAATACCGCCTGTAACCTGGCAAGCGTCAACCTCCGCAAATTTTTTGATGAAAAAGAAAACCGGTTTGATGTTTCCGGTTTTGAATATACCTGCCGGTTATGGACCGTAGTGCTGGAGATCTCTGTGCTGATGGCACAGTTCCCTTCAAAAGAAGTGGCCCGGTTAAGCTACGACTACCGGACGCTGGGTCTGGGATATGCCAATATCGGATCGATGCTGATGGTAAGCGGGATCCCCTACGACAGTGAAGCAGCAAGAGGCATTGCAGGAGCTATTACTGCTATCATGACCGGTACGGCCTATACGGTGTCTGCGGAGATGGCGGGCAACCTCGGCGCCTTCCCCCGCTATAAAGAAAACAGGGAACATATGCTTCGGGTGATGCGCAATCACCGTGCGGCTGCCTATGATGCAGGAGCTGCCTATGAAGGCCTGGAGATCCAGCCGCAGGGCATCAATGCTGCGCATTGTCCTGACTATCTTTTAAAGGCTGCAACCAGGGCGTGGGATACAGCAGTGCAGTTGGGTGAGCAATATGGCTACCGCAATGCCCAGACCACCGTGATCGCACCCACCGGAACGATAGGACTGGTAATGGATTGCGATACTACGGGTGTAGAGCCTGATTTTGCTTTGGTGAAGTTCAAAAAGCTAAGTGGCGGCGGTTATTTTAAGATCATCAATCAAAGTGTGCCCCAGGCATTACAAACCCTGGGCTATACCCGGGAGCAGATCACTGCAATTGTTAACTATGCAAAGGGCTCTGCCACGCTGAACGGAGCGCCTCACATTAATAACGAGACCCTCGCAGGGAAAGGATTCACTGCTTCAGAGATCGAGAAGCTGAATGCCGCCATGGCCACTGCTTTTGAAATTTCTTTTGCTTTTAATGTATTTACACTGGGTGAGGATTGTATGCAGCGGCTGGGCTTTAAGCCGGAGCAGTATAACGACTTTGGCTGGAACATGCTGGAGGCCCTCGGCTTCACAAAAAAGGAAATAGATGCTGCCAATACCTATGTATGTGGCACCATGACCATCGAAGGCGCCCCGTTCTTGAAAGAGGAGCATCTTCCTGTTTTTGATTGTGCCAATAAGTGTGGTCAGATCGGTAAGCGTTATATCCATGCGCACGGCCATATCCGGATGATGGCAGCAGCGCAACCCTTCCTGAGTGGCGCCATCAGCAAAACCATCAACCTCCCTAATGAAGCCACGATAGAAGAAATTGCGGATGCTTATAAACTAAGCTGGGAGCTGGGTCTGAAAGCATGTGCCCTGTACCGGGATGGGTCCAAACTGAGCCAGCCTCTGAGCAATAAGGCGGATACAACAACGAAGAACGAAGATGAAGAAGAAGCCGGACAACAGGAAACCGAAACTACCATTATTGACCTGGGAAAACTGACGATCGATGAATTGCTGGAAGAGGTGAATCACCGGGTACAGAATAGTGCTGATACTTCCCTGAAGCGCCAGCTGGCAATGATCGTGGAACGGAGATCGCTGCCGGCCAAACGAAGGGGATTTACGCAAAAGGCAAAGATCAACGGGCAAACGCTTTTTGTGCGCACAGGGGAATACAATGATGGTACTCTGGGTGAAATATTTATTGATATGGCCAAGGAAGGCGCCACCATGCGCAGCATGCTGAACTGTTTTGCTATTGCCGTTTCCATAGGGCTGCAGTACGGTGTGCCACTGGAGGAATTTGTGGAGAAATTTGTATTCACCCGGTTTGAGCCATCCGGAATGGTGCAGCACCCCAATATAAAATCCACCACTTCCATTATCGACTTTATGTTCCGCTCACTGGCATATGAATATTTGGGTCGCACGGATCTTGTACATGTGCTGGATAACTCTAGGGAACCGGTACCGGATGAGGAGGACTGGGATGACGAAACACCCGTTATCGGCGACCGGATACCCGAGCTGAGTGAAGTAAGGGTGGTGGGTAAGGCCGCTACACGGTCCTCGGCGGGTGCCGATACGATCAAAGCCGGCAGCCTGAGCAGCCTGGATGCGGTGAATGCGGCTGCCAAAAGCATGCAGGGAGATGCTCCTGCTTGTAATGTATGCGGACATATAACCATCCGTAGCGGTACCTGTTACAAATGCCTGAATTGCGGCAACAGTCTCGGGTGCAGCTAA
- a CDS encoding sensor histidine kinase, protein MKQREGQCPYTAILFFLALMGSIITGSAQNLRMVRSFTMNDGLPSNYIYSCAEDDKGFLWVATDNGVCRFDGRYFKKYGKLEGVPDNDVLEVVKEKDGTIWINSFKKGPHYYDEMKDRFINPLRDTEASRAIINLPMWSRPLDKGGIVFYNIIGELFFKNRQLVSTHDRVAYQCDDENEKYWMYSAPAINGDPDRNVYLERKNPASKDSVLLFVMDKKRLRNELFAVIKNKLYMCTSAGDIYIGQKGFGKNAIRVTKNKIEEGPLMVRKNRDELNVSTSKGSIYVFDFATDTYKFKISGNFFANSSFRDRYNNIWVSTVDKGLLLYRKGGLNILRPFPDPPTRNNFRCIFIDDYGTIYGGNNYGEIIEKNRNGEIRFQTINNKQGSTRVLGILSSQNKIFIASEWGCIVDYKRSIIEEKTGNAIGQIKRIAVFNDSIILAASMSAAGSLYKINTITEKARRLKIPLMRISSITVKEKMVYLGTMDGLYVYNYGHDTMKHVAENTLLKGSRILSATLTPDGLLWVSTTNNGIFVLKDNHVIYQLTDPQLISFAAVKLQSAEKSGIVWAATRRGMSYIRYEINGSWMRHTITNLNHEEWISNNVIGDIVYKNDSVYIAAEMGMVSIPANVKVPQLNIKTYLTDIKVNQGAIPIAGSYNLSSSERTITLTFAGVNLSGYFDHFVYSLDDDSTLSEIVGNTLNLRLEPGSHAIRVRAVDINGVISQYTLPLRFNINAPFYRKGWFVFLTTSLFMGAFFFTLYQLRIMKQRRMYAQRARIEKERNRITEDLHDDIGSTLSSLKVYSDVAGRLMEKDAPKTKYLLRQISENSSKILEDIGDIIWSMRTDKFNTLSIDSRIKNFVSEVLGSREIGYEVNIPQEINELVQNITARKNVVLIVKEAINNIVKYSKASFVSIHIYTGEALLKIEVADNGVGFSAGMQPAGNGLRNMKKRAEELGGTFTLETDPENGTRIYVTVPVTNIHDKEV, encoded by the coding sequence ATGAAACAGAGGGAAGGCCAATGCCCCTATACTGCTATCCTGTTTTTTCTGGCCCTGATGGGTTCGATCATTACCGGAAGTGCCCAGAATCTGAGAATGGTACGCTCGTTTACGATGAATGACGGACTGCCCAGCAATTATATTTATTCCTGTGCGGAAGACGATAAAGGATTTTTGTGGGTGGCTACGGATAATGGCGTATGCCGCTTTGATGGCCGGTATTTTAAAAAATACGGCAAACTGGAGGGGGTGCCGGATAACGATGTGCTGGAGGTGGTAAAAGAAAAGGATGGTACTATCTGGATCAACAGCTTTAAGAAAGGTCCTCACTATTATGATGAGATGAAGGACCGGTTTATAAATCCGCTCAGGGATACAGAAGCCTCAAGAGCTATAATCAATCTGCCAATGTGGTCAAGACCTTTGGATAAAGGCGGTATCGTATTTTACAATATTATCGGAGAATTATTTTTTAAGAACAGACAATTAGTTTCCACTCATGATAGGGTTGCATATCAATGCGATGACGAAAATGAAAAATACTGGATGTATTCTGCGCCAGCAATTAATGGAGACCCGGATCGAAATGTTTATTTAGAAAGAAAGAATCCGGCTAGTAAAGACAGTGTGCTGTTATTCGTTATGGATAAAAAGCGATTACGAAATGAATTGTTCGCTGTAATTAAAAATAAATTATACATGTGCACCAGTGCGGGCGACATATATATAGGTCAAAAAGGATTTGGGAAAAATGCCATCAGGGTGACAAAAAATAAAATTGAGGAAGGTCCGTTGATGGTACGGAAGAATAGGGATGAACTGAATGTATCAACTTCAAAGGGCTCTATTTATGTCTTTGATTTTGCTACTGACACATATAAGTTCAAAATATCAGGAAACTTTTTTGCAAATTCTTCTTTCAGGGATAGATATAACAATATCTGGGTGTCTACTGTAGATAAAGGACTGCTTTTGTATCGTAAAGGTGGGTTAAACATTTTGCGGCCGTTTCCTGATCCGCCCACGAGAAATAATTTCAGATGTATTTTTATCGATGATTACGGAACGATTTATGGTGGAAATAACTATGGAGAAATAATTGAAAAAAACAGAAATGGCGAAATTCGATTTCAAACAATCAATAATAAGCAAGGGTCAACCAGGGTTTTGGGAATTCTTTCATCACAGAATAAGATCTTTATTGCTTCAGAGTGGGGATGTATTGTCGATTATAAACGTTCGATTATTGAAGAGAAAACGGGAAATGCTATTGGACAGATAAAGAGGATCGCTGTGTTCAATGACAGCATCATTCTTGCTGCAAGCATGAGTGCCGCTGGGAGTCTGTATAAAATCAATACAATAACCGAAAAAGCGAGGCGTCTGAAAATCCCGTTAATGCGTATTTCAAGCATCACCGTGAAGGAGAAGATGGTTTATCTGGGAACAATGGATGGATTGTATGTATATAATTACGGTCATGATACTATGAAACACGTTGCTGAAAATACACTTTTGAAAGGTTCACGTATTTTGTCAGCAACGCTAACGCCGGATGGCCTGCTTTGGGTCTCCACAACAAACAATGGGATTTTTGTACTGAAGGATAACCATGTTATTTATCAGTTAACAGATCCACAGCTGATAAGTTTTGCAGCGGTCAAACTTCAGAGCGCGGAAAAATCAGGTATTGTATGGGCTGCTACCCGGAGGGGAATGTCCTATATCCGATATGAAATTAATGGAAGCTGGATGCGACATACCATTACAAATTTAAATCACGAGGAATGGATATCTAATAATGTTATTGGTGATATTGTTTACAAAAATGACTCTGTTTACATAGCCGCTGAAATGGGAATGGTCAGTATTCCTGCGAATGTGAAAGTTCCCCAGCTTAATATAAAAACTTATCTTACTGATATAAAGGTCAACCAGGGCGCTATACCCATTGCAGGTTCCTATAACCTTTCCAGCAGCGAACGTACCATCACACTTACTTTTGCGGGAGTCAACCTTTCCGGTTATTTTGATCATTTTGTTTATTCCCTCGATGATGATTCGACCCTTTCTGAAATTGTTGGCAATACCTTAAACCTCCGGTTAGAGCCGGGAAGTCATGCCATCAGGGTAAGAGCCGTTGATATAAATGGCGTGATCAGCCAGTACACGCTTCCGTTGCGCTTCAACATCAATGCACCCTTTTATCGTAAGGGCTGGTTTGTTTTTTTGACCACATCATTATTTATGGGGGCATTCTTTTTTACCCTGTACCAGCTGCGGATCATGAAGCAGCGGCGGATGTATGCGCAAAGAGCACGGATCGAGAAAGAGCGGAACCGTATTACGGAAGACCTGCATGATGATATCGGCTCTACATTAAGCAGTCTGAAAGTATATAGTGATGTGGCGGGCCGACTAATGGAAAAAGATGCTCCGAAAACAAAATACCTCTTGCGGCAGATCTCGGAGAATTCCTCGAAAATCCTGGAAGATATCGGCGACATCATCTGGAGTATGCGTACGGATAAGTTCAATACGCTTTCTATCGACAGCCGGATCAAGAACTTTGTAAGTGAGGTATTGGGGAGCCGGGAGATCGGATACGAAGTGAACATACCCCAGGAAATCAATGAGCTGGTTCAGAACATTACGGCAAGAAAAAATGTGGTGCTGATCGTGAAGGAAGCGATCAATAATATCGTAAAATACAGCAAGGCCAGTTTTGTATCCATCCATATTTACACCGGGGAAGCGCTGCTTAAAATAGAAGTGGCCGATAATGGTGTTGGGTTTTCCGCCGGGATGCAGCCGGCCGGGAACGGATTGCGGAATATGAAAAAGCGCGCCGAAGAGCTGGGTGGTACCTTTACCCTGGAAACTGATCCGGAAAACGGTACCCGCATCTATGTAACAGTTCCTGTCACGAATATTCATGACAAGGAAGTATAA
- a CDS encoding ATP-grasp domain-containing protein has protein sequence MKKIGILFGKERSFPEAFVQRVNSKNIDGIMAEPVRIDKALQGQPSGYEVIIDRISQDVPFYRTWLKNAALTGTAVINNPFWWSADDKYFNNCLMTQIGIPVPKTAIVPSHDRPDDTSDASFSNLAYPLDWEGIFQEVGFPAYMKPFAGGGWKHVYKLHNKEEFFDKHRETGQLVMLLQEEIVFEEYYRCYCIGSKHVRIMPYEPRNPHHLRYVADFRPSPEKLQEMTEIVLKINRYLGYDFNTVELALRNGVPYAIDFCNPAPDADLKSVGPENFEWVVETAASYAIEKAQTNQAGDNLTWGEYVKASAGKTAL, from the coding sequence ATGAAAAAAATCGGAATTCTTTTTGGCAAGGAGCGCTCTTTTCCCGAAGCTTTTGTGCAGCGGGTGAACAGTAAGAATATAGATGGGATCATGGCAGAACCGGTCCGCATCGACAAAGCATTACAGGGGCAACCATCTGGGTATGAAGTGATCATCGACCGGATCAGCCAGGACGTTCCGTTTTACCGTACCTGGCTGAAAAACGCTGCGTTAACAGGAACAGCAGTCATCAATAATCCGTTCTGGTGGAGCGCCGATGATAAATATTTCAATAACTGCCTGATGACACAGATAGGAATACCGGTGCCAAAAACCGCGATCGTCCCCTCCCACGACCGGCCGGATGACACTTCCGATGCTTCGTTCAGCAATCTGGCCTATCCGCTGGACTGGGAGGGCATTTTTCAGGAAGTGGGATTCCCCGCTTATATGAAACCCTTTGCCGGCGGCGGGTGGAAGCATGTTTATAAGCTGCATAACAAAGAGGAATTCTTTGATAAACACCGCGAAACCGGGCAGCTGGTAATGCTCCTGCAGGAGGAGATCGTGTTTGAGGAATATTACCGGTGTTACTGCATCGGTAGCAAACATGTGCGGATCATGCCTTATGAGCCCCGTAATCCGCACCACCTGCGGTATGTGGCCGACTTCCGCCCTTCCCCCGAAAAGCTGCAGGAGATGACGGAGATCGTCCTTAAGATCAACCGGTACCTGGGATATGATTTCAATACGGTGGAGCTGGCCTTACGCAACGGAGTACCCTATGCCATTGACTTCTGCAACCCGGCACCTGATGCCGACCTGAAAAGCGTGGGACCCGAAAACTTTGAATGGGTGGTGGAAACCGCAGCCAGCTATGCTATTGAAAAGGCACAAACCAACCAGGCCGGAGATAACCTGACCTGGGGGGAATATGTAAAAGCAAGCGCCGGGAAAACAGCGCTTTAG